From a region of the Tachysurus fulvidraco isolate hzauxx_2018 chromosome 5, HZAU_PFXX_2.0, whole genome shotgun sequence genome:
- the LOC113642919 gene encoding homeobox protein TGIF2 isoform X1: protein MKSVKRAFEEEHSGETEFSAMSDSDPCEDDAYPLNLSTGARGASAKRRRRGNLPKESVQILRSWLYEHRFNAYPSEQEKLSLSGQTNLSISQICNWFINARRRLLPDLLRKDGKDPTQFTISRRASKSDSRSVGSASPEHSTPPLVPAPRPSVIRPAPTLDLSMLGNTATAILTGAGCLVGSGLTGRDSGVQTLMQVDTRGLIKKESVNAPSSLTTIPGSSSSPSLGTMSPTVVLFNTPPPTPPELCPHDFSDLKLLVDAALQRAAEQENQRQKEQPSARVPCSVPVSTSATEAPNRNMEKEKSRESLSSSIKSDSAPSLQEKAILPVSVPVLNASASPASEAGVSLPVVQQRVAGAVNFQPNGVWSVVRPASPPPASVSHTWSSQHTLHAVREAVN, encoded by the exons ATGAAATCTGTCAAAAGAG CATTTGAAGAGGAGCACAGTGGAGAGACAGAGTTTTCTGCCATGTCAGACAGTGATCCCTGTGAGGATGATGCTTACCCACTCAATCTTTCCACCGGTGCCCGTGGAGCTTCTGCTAAGCGTCGCCGCCGGGGGAACCTGCCAAAAGAGTCGGTTCAGATCCTAAGGAGCTGGCTATATGAGCACCGTTTTAATGCCTATCCATCTGAGCAGGAGAAGCTTAGTCTGTCAGGACAGACcaatctctctatctcacag ATCTGTAACTGGTTTATCAATGCACGACGGCGACTTCTTCCTGACCTGCTTAGGAAGGATGGAAAGGACCCAACTCAGTTCACAATCTCCCGCCGGGCCAGCAAATCTGACAGCCGGTCAGTTGGCTCCGCCTCCCCTGAACACTCCACCCCTCCACTTGTCCCGGCACCTCGTCCCTCTGTCATTCGCCCTGCCCCCACGTTGGACCTTAGCATGCTGGGTAATACAGCAACCGCCATCTTGACTGGAGCTGGCTGCTTAGTGGGATCTGGTCTAACAGGGCGAGACAGTGGAGTCCAGACCCTCATGCAAGTGGACACTCGCGGCCTGATCAAGAAAGAAAGCGTGAATGCACCCTCTAGTCTAACTACTATTCCAGGCTCTTCAAGCAGCCCAAGCCTGGGAACGATGAGTCCTACAGTGGTGCTGTTCAACACGCCGCCCCCCACACCCCCAGAGCTCTGCCCACATGACTTCAGCGACCTCAAGCTGCTTGTCGATGCAGCTCTACAGAGAGCAGCAGAGCAAGAAAACCAGAGACAGAAGGAGCAACCTTCAGCTAGAGTGCCCTGTTCTGTTCCTGTATCCACTTCAGCAACAGAGGCTCCAAATAGGAAcatggagaaagaaaagagcCGTGAAAGCCTGAGCTCCAGCATCAAATCAGACTCTGCTCCAAGCCTGCAAGAGAAAGCCATTCTCCCCGTCTCTGTGCCTGTTTTAAATGCTTCTGCTTCTCCTGCCAGCGAAGCAGGCGTTAGTCTGCCGGTGGTTCAACAAAGAGTTGCCGGAGCAGTGAATTTTCAGCCAAATGGCGTATGGAGTGTGGTCAGACCGGCTAGCCCACCCCCAGCCAGCGTGTCTCACACCTGGagctcacagcacacactccaTGCTGTCAGAGAAGCAGTCAACTGA
- the dlgap4b gene encoding disks large-associated protein 4 isoform X5: MASKQETDSDTQDLSLNSVTSLTSINTSRPAEKKVMVNSASQSVDFHAQISLDNGSHDDDVVTTSGPSRQLLTNRSTTRSSSSSFSESLDPALDPSSLPPPDPWLESGNGTGNGGPTHTSSAGMSACRRDGHWFMKLLQAETARMEGWCKQMEEETKEHQLSEEVLGKVRSAVGSAQLLMSQKFQQFRGLCEQNLNVNANPRPTAQDLAGFWDLLQLSIEDISLKFDELYQLKANDWKLDRDSPDKQKNQKQAPPVPKKPGKNKAVLNREKSSEAAEKQRQEARKRLMAAKRAQSVKQNSATESSDNIEIYVPEAQTRL; encoded by the exons ATGGCATCTAAGCAGGAAACTGACTCAGACACACAAGATCTCTCTCTTAATTCTGTCACCAGTCTTACATCCATTAACACTTCCAGACCCGCTGAGAAGAAAGTCATGGTCAACAGTGCTAGCCAATCTGTGGACTTCCACGCTCAAATCTCTCTTGACAATGGTAGCCACGACGATGATGTTGTGACAACCAGCGGTCCTTCCCGCCAGCTCCTGACTAATCGCTCAACAACAAGAAGTAGCTCTTCCTCATTTTCAGAGAGTTTAGACCCCGCGCTTGACCCATCCTCCCTGCCTCCGCCTGACCCCTGGTTGGAGAGTGGTAACGGGACTGGAAACGGAGGCCCCACACACACGTCTTCAGCTGGCATGTCGGCATGTCGGAGAGATGGGCATTGGTTCATGAAGCTGCTGCAGGCAGAGACTGCACGGATGGAAGGGTGGTGCAAACAGATGGAAGAGGAGACCAAAGAGCACCAGCTCTCTGAGGAGG tgctaGGTAAGGTGCGCAGTGCAGTGGGCAGTGCTCAGCTCCTTATGTCTCAAAAGTTTCAGCAATTCAGAGGGTTATGTGAACAAAATTTG AATGTGAACGCTAACCCGAGACCAACAGCTCAGGACTTGGCAGGATTCTGGGACCTTCTGCAGCTGTCAATAGAAGATATTAGTCTCAAGTTTGACGAGCTCTACCAACTCAAAGCCAATGACTGGAAACTGGACCGAGATTCTCCAGACAAACAG AAAAATCAGAAGCAGGCGCCACCTGTGCCAAAGAAGCCTGGGAAGAACAAGGCAGTACTGAACCGGGAGAAAAGCAGCGAGGCGGCAGAAAAACAGAGGCAGGAAGCCCGCAAGAGACTGATGGCAGCCAAGAGAGCGCAGTCGGTCAAACAGAACTCGGCCACCGAGAGCTCGGACAACATCGAGATCTACGTCCCCGAAGCCCAGACACGCCTCtga
- the myl9b gene encoding myosin regulatory light polypeptide 9b: protein MSSKRAKGKSTKKRPQRATSNVFAMFDQSQIQEFKEAFNMIDQNRDGFIDKEDLHDMLASLGKNPSDDYLEGMMSEAPGPINFTMFLTMFGERLNGTDPEDVIRNAFACFDEEGSGVIHEDHLRELLTTMGDRFTDEEVDELFREAPIDKKGNFNYAEFTRILKHGAKDKDDI from the exons ATGTCCAGCAAACGAGCCAAGGGGAAGTCCACAAAGAAAAGGCCACAGAGGGCCACATCTAACGTGTTTGCAATGTTCGACCAATCCCAGATACAGGAGTTCAAGGAGGCCTTCAATATGATTGACCAGAACAGGGACGGATTCATTGACAAGGAGGATCTACATGATATGTTAGCCTCCTTGG GTAAGAACCCGTCTGATGACTACCTGGAGGGCATGATGAGTGAAGCTCCTGGTCCCATCAACTTCACCATGTTCCTCACAATGTTCGGAGAGCGTCTGAATGGAACAGACCCTGAGGATGTGATCAGGAATGCTTTTGCCTGCTTTGATGAGGAGGGATCCG GTGTGATTCATGAAGATCACCTGAGAGAGCTATTGACTACTATGGGGGATCGCTTCACTGATGAGGAAGTGGATGAGCTCTTCCGAGAGGCTCCCATTGACAAGAAAGGCAACTTCAACTATGCCGAATTCACTCGCATCCTCAAACATGGGGCGAAGGATAAGGATGACATATAA
- the LOC113642919 gene encoding homeobox protein TGIF2 isoform X2 translates to MSDSDPCEDDAYPLNLSTGARGASAKRRRRGNLPKESVQILRSWLYEHRFNAYPSEQEKLSLSGQTNLSISQICNWFINARRRLLPDLLRKDGKDPTQFTISRRASKSDSRSVGSASPEHSTPPLVPAPRPSVIRPAPTLDLSMLGNTATAILTGAGCLVGSGLTGRDSGVQTLMQVDTRGLIKKESVNAPSSLTTIPGSSSSPSLGTMSPTVVLFNTPPPTPPELCPHDFSDLKLLVDAALQRAAEQENQRQKEQPSARVPCSVPVSTSATEAPNRNMEKEKSRESLSSSIKSDSAPSLQEKAILPVSVPVLNASASPASEAGVSLPVVQQRVAGAVNFQPNGVWSVVRPASPPPASVSHTWSSQHTLHAVREAVN, encoded by the exons ATGTCAGACAGTGATCCCTGTGAGGATGATGCTTACCCACTCAATCTTTCCACCGGTGCCCGTGGAGCTTCTGCTAAGCGTCGCCGCCGGGGGAACCTGCCAAAAGAGTCGGTTCAGATCCTAAGGAGCTGGCTATATGAGCACCGTTTTAATGCCTATCCATCTGAGCAGGAGAAGCTTAGTCTGTCAGGACAGACcaatctctctatctcacag ATCTGTAACTGGTTTATCAATGCACGACGGCGACTTCTTCCTGACCTGCTTAGGAAGGATGGAAAGGACCCAACTCAGTTCACAATCTCCCGCCGGGCCAGCAAATCTGACAGCCGGTCAGTTGGCTCCGCCTCCCCTGAACACTCCACCCCTCCACTTGTCCCGGCACCTCGTCCCTCTGTCATTCGCCCTGCCCCCACGTTGGACCTTAGCATGCTGGGTAATACAGCAACCGCCATCTTGACTGGAGCTGGCTGCTTAGTGGGATCTGGTCTAACAGGGCGAGACAGTGGAGTCCAGACCCTCATGCAAGTGGACACTCGCGGCCTGATCAAGAAAGAAAGCGTGAATGCACCCTCTAGTCTAACTACTATTCCAGGCTCTTCAAGCAGCCCAAGCCTGGGAACGATGAGTCCTACAGTGGTGCTGTTCAACACGCCGCCCCCCACACCCCCAGAGCTCTGCCCACATGACTTCAGCGACCTCAAGCTGCTTGTCGATGCAGCTCTACAGAGAGCAGCAGAGCAAGAAAACCAGAGACAGAAGGAGCAACCTTCAGCTAGAGTGCCCTGTTCTGTTCCTGTATCCACTTCAGCAACAGAGGCTCCAAATAGGAAcatggagaaagaaaagagcCGTGAAAGCCTGAGCTCCAGCATCAAATCAGACTCTGCTCCAAGCCTGCAAGAGAAAGCCATTCTCCCCGTCTCTGTGCCTGTTTTAAATGCTTCTGCTTCTCCTGCCAGCGAAGCAGGCGTTAGTCTGCCGGTGGTTCAACAAAGAGTTGCCGGAGCAGTGAATTTTCAGCCAAATGGCGTATGGAGTGTGGTCAGACCGGCTAGCCCACCCCCAGCCAGCGTGTCTCACACCTGGagctcacagcacacactccaTGCTGTCAGAGAAGCAGTCAACTGA